DNA sequence from the Butyricimonas faecalis genome:
ATCGGCCACGGCCATTTACGGTTCGGAGGCGGCAAACGGGGTGTTGGTTTTTGAAACCAAGAAACCGTTATCGGGAGCCTTGAATGTTTCTTATTCGATGAATTTGGGAGTTACGACACCGGATCTTTCTGATTATAATTTGATGAATGCGGAGGAAAAGTTGGAATATGAGAAACGGGCGGGATTATTTAACCCGTTAAGTGCAAGTGATATGAATTATTATAATTATTACAAGCAGGAGATCTTACGGGGTGTGAATACGTATTGGTTGTCGAAGCCGTTGCAAACGCCTATCACTCATCGGCACACGCTTTCGATGGAAGGCGGGGATGAGGCTTTAAGGTATTCTTTGAGTGTGAATTATAGTAGCGAGCCGGGGGTTATGAAAGAATCCGACCGCACGAGCATGGGGTTAAGCTTGAATTTGCAATATCGGCGGAAAAAATGGAATATCAATAACCAGTTGAGCCTTTCCAACGTGAAGGGAAATAATTCTCCGTATGGGTCGTTTAGCGAATACACGAAATTGAATCCTTATTATCGGGTGAAAGACGAAAATGGGCATTACACGAAATTGATCGAGTATAAGTCGATGGGTGCCGGTACACAAAGAGAAGAAATTACCAATCCCCTGTATAATATACAGTTCCCTTACAAGGATATGACGGAGAATTTTAGTGTGACGGATAATTTTGCCATCGAGTGTGCAATACAAGAAAACTTGCGTGTGAATGTGGCAGCTTCCTTTACTAAGGGAACAGCTCGTTCGGAGGTGTTTAAATCTATGAATCATACTGATTTCGCGGGAGAAAAGGATCTGACTAAACGAGGATCTTATAATAAGAATACGGGGGAGACGTTTACTTGGAGTTTGAACGCATCTGTAAATTATAACCTGACTTTCGGGAAGCATTTGATCAGTTTGTTCGGACGTTGGAATGTTGATGAAAATCAAGGAAATAGTGTTAACTTGTCTGCTAAAGGTTTTCCCAATGATAACATGACGGATTTTCTGTTTGGATTCGAGATGGATAATCGGGTGGCCGGAATGGAATCTACTTCTCGTTCTGTTGGAGTCATCGGGCAGGTTAGTTATATGTATGATACCCGTTATTCAATGGATTTCAGTATCCGGGGTGATCTATCTTCTCAGTTTGGTTCGAATACGGGCATGGCTCCATTCTGGTCGATCGGAGCCCGTTGGAATATGCATAAAGAAAAGTGGTTGGAGAATACGTTTATATCTAATTTAGTACTTAGAGGGTCATATGGAGTAACAGGATCCCAGAGTTATGAGCCTTATCAAGCAACTGAAATGTATTCTTTCCGGGAATTGATGTTTCCTTACCCGGCAACTGATGTTTTGGGAGCTCAATTGAAAGGAATCGGAAACCCCGACTTGGGATGGTCCAAAACAAAAAATCGAAGTGTAGCTTTGGAATTAGGATTTTTCCAAAACCGGTTGAATTTCGGAGCTTCTTATTATAATAATTTGACTGAAAATTTGTTGCTGGATTATACGTTGGCACCTTCCGTTGGTTTCAGGACAATGACGACGAACGTGGGAGCTGTGAAGAATGAAGGTATTGATTTGCAGTTGAATGGGTTGATTATTAATGATTGGGAGCGGAATATACAATGGACATTAGGAATTAATGGAGCTCATAATCGTAACGTGGTTGAAAAGATTTCAAATGTTTTGAAAGCATTGAATGAAACGAATTTAGCTTCAAAAGATGAACCACTTCCTATTTATGAAGAGGGTAAATCAATGAATCAATTGTTTACTGTCCGTTCTTTAGGTATTGATCCGGCCACAGGAAAGGAAGTTTATCTGAAACGCAACGGAGAGAAGACTTTCGTTTGGGATGCCGTGGACAAGGTGCCTATGGGCGACTCACAGCCCAAGTGGAATGGTTCGATCTCGTCTTCATTCTTGTATAAGAATTGGTCGATGAATTTGGCATTTACTTATTCGTTAGGTGCTCATATTTATAACCAGACATTGGTGGATAAAATTGAAAATTCAAAGGTAGCTTATAATTTGGATCGTCGGGCAATAAAGGCTCGTTGGTCAAAGGATAATCCGGATGCAAAATATAAGTCCATCGAAATCATTGGAAATGATA
Encoded proteins:
- a CDS encoding SusC/RagA family TonB-linked outer membrane protein, which codes for MQKKEVHLHSCRVKFTIFVLMLFLFVGSVQAGNDDDYKNTKITLKVDNMRLDKVLDSLAVMVKVQFFYNHAQINVQKEISIDVKNRTLDYVLLMILGDQPVDVEYQMNRVIVLKPRPKVDPRSLIHKVSGVVIDASTKDPLPGASIVLKERVAMGVVTDINGKFFIEVPEGISALLVSFVGYENEEIPLTGKLTDLEIKLTPKQEELEDVVVTGMAPRKVESFSGSYVSVKGSELKKLNPTNILKALQVFDPSFRIVENNKVGSDPNAMPEFRLRGDVQLNPTGANDLQMLMGDYSNRPNMPLFILDGFKTTLQRIVDLDPERIESVTILKDASATAIYGSEAANGVLVFETKKPLSGALNVSYSMNLGVTTPDLSDYNLMNAEEKLEYEKRAGLFNPLSASDMNYYNYYKQEILRGVNTYWLSKPLQTPITHRHTLSMEGGDEALRYSLSVNYSSEPGVMKESDRTSMGLSLNLQYRRKKWNINNQLSLSNVKGNNSPYGSFSEYTKLNPYYRVKDENGHYTKLIEYKSMGAGTQREEITNPLYNIQFPYKDMTENFSVTDNFAIECAIQENLRVNVAASFTKGTARSEVFKSMNHTDFAGEKDLTKRGSYNKNTGETFTWSLNASVNYNLTFGKHLISLFGRWNVDENQGNSVNLSAKGFPNDNMTDFLFGFEMDNRVAGMESTSRSVGVIGQVSYMYDTRYSMDFSIRGDLSSQFGSNTGMAPFWSIGARWNMHKEKWLENTFISNLVLRGSYGVTGSQSYEPYQATEMYSFRELMFPYPATDVLGAQLKGIGNPDLGWSKTKNRSVALELGFFQNRLNFGASYYNNLTENLLLDYTLAPSVGFRTMTTNVGAVKNEGIDLQLNGLIINDWERNIQWTLGINGAHNRNVVEKISNVLKALNETNLASKDEPLPIYEEGKSMNQLFTVRSLGIDPATGKEVYLKRNGEKTFVWDAVDKVPMGDSQPKWNGSISSSFLYKNWSMNLAFTYSLGAHIYNQTLVDKIENSKVAYNLDRRAIKARWSKDNPDAKYKSIEIIGNDTPQSSRFVQKENKLTFSSITLGYRFDPKNFKFLQTCRVASLSLNATMNDIAVLSTIRQERGLDYPFARSFNLSLSVLFN